Within the Cryptococcus neoformans var. neoformans B-3501A chromosome 1, whole genome shotgun sequence genome, the region CCATTACTCGCGATTCGATACTTGCACTGCATGTTGTTGCTCGCTGCATCTGAGCATCTGATGGTGTTGCCATCGGTAAATGGTGGCTGGTAGGTCTTTGTCTGAGTCACTACCGATCCCGCATGCATTTATTCATATGTACAGTTGAGCTGGACAAGTGTGACACGGATCAACGAGTGACTCTCAAACGTGGGGGCTTACATCTCGTAACTCAACAGTTACTTGCTCTGGAGCAGATCAAGAATTCGACGATCGATGACAATGCGAAATGATAAGCAAGGTGGTTCGTTAAAAACTTGTTTATTGAAGGACGCTGCCCCTTGCAGTTTGAGCTGTCCTATTCAGTACATCTCACAAAAGTCTCTGCCTATGAGGATGCTCTCGCAGGTTTTTCAAGGCTACAGTCCAGCAATCAAATCTAAAGAATTCTCCTCGTCAAAATCAGACCAGACTTCCCGAATTAGAGGGAGTGAATGAGCTGGGTAATCCACATGTTAATGTCGGAAGGTTAGATCTGTGGACGAACGAATCATACAAGCTTTATAGACAAGGCATAATTAACAGTTATCTTATGTCCGCCTGTGAGAAGTTCTTATATAACTGTATTTAGATCAACACCATGTGGTTTACATCACTGATGAACGGGACACACAGGAGGCGATCGACGGATTCGCTGGTTCCGGTTCCGATACTAAATTATCATGATTTCAACAACGATGGATGCTTCATTACAAAAAAATGATGACGTTTACGTTTACAGATGGCGGTGATTAGAAACTCATTTGTCAGCGTAAGATTTTGCTCCATCCTACTGCAGCTTCATAattgtttctttttcccttgcAGAGTGAGGTTTGGTTTTCTAGCCTAGCTGCTCTattcccatctcctctaCCGTTCCAGCACATTTGTAAAATATGTCCGTCCACGAGGAAGACCAGCTGCAAGACCCTCAACTCcaggaggatgatgttgtAGAAATTGTCGAGGATGACGGAGATATTCCAAtggacgaggacgatgatgacaacGATAAGTACGATGCTGAGATCATCATCGGTGGTCCTGGTCCCGGAGAGGAAGacttgatgatgaatgaggaggaaggtgaaggagagcaGAGAGCAGACAACAGTTGGGGTGTGAACGGTAAGTGCTGCTTAGCGGATTGGAAATGTTGAACCGGACGGTTAATGTTTGCTGCAGCTCTTCATAACCAGCAACAATCTATCTTTACAATCTCCTTACACCCCGCTTTCCCTAACCCTCCCCTCGCCATCTCTGGCGGTGAAGATGACGCAGGATTCATCTTCTGTCCCATTCCTACCGATTCTGAGACGTCCGcgtcctcatcatccttcaatGCTGACTCTTTCCCTCCCACAAAGTTGATCGGCCACACCGACTCCGTGATTGCGGCTGGATGGAGTTTTGACGGTGAGATGGTCGCTACCGGTGGTATGGACGGAAAGGTTATCGTTTGGCAGAGGGTTAAGCCTCAAGCATCAACGGGTGAGGCGTCTGTGGATGAATGGAAGAATTGGAGTATGATCCAAGAGCTGGAAACTGGTACCGAGATAACTGTGAGTGGCATTCGTCCAGACGAGAGCAGTGATCTGACTTGTATCAGTGGTTACAATGGCACCCCAAAGGTAACGTCATTGCTGCTGGTTGTGAGGACGCGACAGTCTGGTTATGGAACCGTATGTACCTCGGCAAGTCCCAATTTCACGCACTAATGCCTTTCAGTGCCCTCTGGCAACACCCTTAAtgttctttcttctcacaCTATGACCTCCACCGCCggtctcttccctcctccaaacGGCCGTCAACTCCTCACCGCCTCTCTCGactcttctctcatcctctggGACCCCCGAGATCCCAACCCCATATGGAaatcctccatcttcatgcCTGCCAATTCTCCCGAACTCGATCCCGCCGAGCACGGTATCACAGCACTCGCTGTTTCTCCCAACGGCCAAATTGCCGCTGTGGGTGGTAGCAGTGGAAAGGTCAAGCTTATCAGCATGACAAAGGGTGATGTGCTAGCCACAAAGTTAGTGGGTCACGCCGAGGGAGAGAGTGTGGAAGCGCTTCTGTTTGTGGACCTTTTGAATGGTGCTGCTGGAGGAAATAAGGGTGTGGTTTTGGTCAGCGCGGGAACAGATGGAAAAGCGTTTGTCTGGGATGCCGCTACTGGACGAGTACGAGCAGAGCTTCAACACGACGTACGTTTATCCCCTTTTCTCTCTATCATGTTCTTATCCAGTGTCTAATGTCACGTCTGTAGGAACCTATAACCACCCTTGCCGGgcatccccatccccaactTCACCTCGTCACCACCGCCTCCGCCGACTCTACTCTCAAGACATGGGACATCCGAACTGGGGCGCTCATTGCAACCCACACCGGTCACATGGGTGTCGTCAACGGTGTTGCTATCGCACCtgcaggagaaggcaaggtggCCGTCAGTGCCGGTGATGAGGGTGTTAGCTTGATCTGGAAGGTTTAGAGGAGCATTAGAGTGTTTATAGGCAGTGTTGTCATGCATTATATATTGGGCTTATTAAACCATGTTGAGAGGTTACAACAAACCAGGTAACAGCCATCATAATGTATTCTTGCATGATCTTTCACATTGTGTAGATTCTATGTGAAACACCATCTAAGAGAATGGCTTAAGGCGAATGAGACCATTATGACGCCCGCATACCATCCTGAGCCCAAGCATCCGCAACCGTCCAATGATTGAACAATGATTCTCGGTCTCTTGCAGTTTGCGCGGCGTATAAAGCATCGTggcgaagacgaagaaggtcaTGCCTTTGTATATTCTATCCGCAGCGTCAGCGTGGAGAAGATAAAAGGGCCAGGAAGCAAATGGACAATGGAGACGTACAACACGATCGCATAACTGGCGAAAGATGGAGTCTCGGATGTCGAATAATACCAGAGGCGAATCAAACTATGAGACCAGTTAACGTTGTCATATACATTGTCTCGGATGAGTGAAACCTACTTCGACAACTCGCCCACCGTCCAATACAAGTATCCGGTCGTAATACGCCAAAGTATGGAGTCGGTGAGCAACTGAGATTAACTGAATCCGTTGTCAACTTGCATGCAATCTAATATACAGAAGAATGCCATAAAAACTCACTGTGGTACCTTTCAAATGGTTTTGGATGATTCTCTGGATCAAGGCGTCAGTTTCACCATCGACAGACGAAGTGGCTTCGTCTAGTAAGAGGATCTTTGTATCTCGAGCCAAAGCTCTCATCAATGCCACTACACCTCATATAAGCTCCTTCACCGCCCCCAAGAAATACTTCCAGCGACTTACACATTTGTTTTTCGCCCCCACTGAAGTTACTTCCCCCATCGCTGACGGGGGCATCTAATTTGAATTTTTCTCGAAGACGTTGTGAAGATGGCATGATAGGATCTGAGTGgatgagggagagaagTGAGTTCAAATGAGCATCGGTGTTCTGTCCTTTTGGATCCATGTTCTCGCTGGAATGATGATCAGCCAGGCTTCAACAGACGAAGTAGTCACTTACCGGACAGTACTTTCAAATAAAAAAGCTTCCTGAGGGATCAGTCCAACTCCATTTCTAAGCGTGTCTATCCCAATATTTTTGATATCCACCCCGTCGATTTCCACCTGACCtcttatctcttcatcaccaacGGCTCGCATAATCGCCCCCACAAGGCTGCTCTTTCCTGCTCCAGTCCTCCCTATCACGCCGACCTTTTCTCCCGGACTCACAGAGAAGCTCAGTCTCTTGAGAATCCAGGGCGTGTCAGGAGAGTACCGGAGAGATAAGTCTTTAAACTTGACAGAACCACGATTAGGCCAGATCTTTGGGTCGGAGGGGAGGATGGCAGGGGGTTCAGTGGGAAGGGAGGTGTAGTGGATTATTCGTTCGGCATTGTTCTAAGATTTCATCAGCATTACCGCACCGAACAATGATACAACAGTTAccatttccatctcaaCTTGAGCATAAAGAGAGACAAGGTTTGAGAACAAAGCGGCAGCTGACAGTGCATAGGAGAAGACAACACCGAAAGATGAGGCATTGACTGTGTCACGAAAAACAACACCGAAAATGGCGATTAGCTACAAAGTCTGATCAGCAGTACTAGGCTAGAGTAAAAGCAGAGTGGTGCACACCAGGATGAGAAGGTTTGATGACAGATCAAGTCGGACACCTAGCCACCTGTATTAATTCGTCAGTCGACATTGTTGAGTGTATTTGGCTGACGGACCTTTGGATTACAAGCTGTAAGGAAATTTAGTCATTACCATGTGATAGATCAGATCATAAAAAACTCACAGTGAGAATATACGCTCGCTAAGTTACCCCAAAAGAGGTTAATACTACCCTGGATGGTTGATCGAATGTACTCACTCCCTCAGCATTGATAGCATCTTGCATTCTTCTCTCAAAAGCGGACTGCTTACCGAAGACGCGTATGACAGCAGAGCCCGCCAACTACAGCTTTCGATCAATTGGCTGTATTGACATTATGAAAATGGAACAAACCTGTTCTCCGAAAGAGCTATAGATGCGAGATCTCGTAATGGAGTCAATACGCTTGATTTCGCGGGAAGTCTGTCGGTAGTAGGAGCCGGCAATATACTAACGATCCAGTCAGTGTGATCATACCAAGCAAAAAAGTACTTACATAGAAGACCGTTAGTGGGATAAATGCCAAACCCAGCCAAGGATATGAGTAAAGGATGAGACCAAAGGTTCCAATAGCCGAAAGACCGTTGCTAAAGCACGCGTATGGTAAGATATCATGTACAGATCATTTGCGGTAAGTCTTACACGAGTAGGGTCTCCCATGAGAATGCCATCCTATCATCAAGCATCTCAATATCTTGGGTTCCATTAGCTTGAAAAGCTCCCGTTTTCAGAACATACAAGCGCCCCTACCTTTTGACAATCTATTGATGATTCGTCCGCTCTGAAGTTTTGTCAATGACTAAACTGACCTTTAGATGAAAACCTACGGGAGTCTGGTCATGCCATTTCATTGGTGCTCTCATGACGTGCTCCCATGCTCGTGCAAAGAGAGCGTAAGAAGAGCCAAGGCCAGCGAGAAACATAGTATAGGATGCACCAAACTGATTTGCTTGTCAGCAAGGCGTTTGAGTTTGGAAGAAACGTGGCTAACCGTAAAAAGACCAATCCCTACACCAAGACCGGCATACACTGCCATATATTCTCCCTGAGTAAGACTCCAGCTATCGGCAGACCAAAAACCGAGCAATAAGTTATTCCCCACTGTTGCCACCTGTGTCAATATGAGCATGGATGCAAAGAGAAGCGACCACATCGGGTTTCCCATGGCCGACAAGTACGTTGCGTAGATGGACCACGGAATGGGTCCAGTTTGGCGATCCTCTTCCATAGGATCTTGGGAAGTTTTCTTCTCATATTCTTCAGATTCCTTGGGGGCTGAGGTTGGTGGTTTGAATGAAGGGGTTGTAGGAAGTGGTGTCGGTGTATGAGCTCGAGGTTGTGTTTCAGCTGAGCCGACTTCATCGAAGAGGCTCCTGAACGGTCCTTGCTGCTTTTTCAAGTCATCATACCTTCCCATCTGTGCCACCCTCCCTATCCCATGGCTATTACTTTCCATAACGGCAACCCAATCAGCCCTTGGTAAAATAGCCA harbors:
- a CDS encoding hypothetical protein (HMMPfam hit to WD40, WD domain, G-beta repeat, score: 141.4, E(): 2e-39), with amino-acid sequence MSVHEEDQLQDPQLQEDDVVEIVEDDGDIPMDEDDDDNDKYDAEIIIGGPGPGEEDLMMNEEEGEGEQRADNSWGVNALHNQQQSIFTISLHPAFPNPPLAISGGEDDAGFIFCPIPTDSETSASSSSFNADSFPPTKLIGHTDSVIAAGWSFDGEMVATGGMDGKVIVWQRVKPQASTGEASVDEWKNWSMIQELETGTEITWLQWHPKGNVIAAGCEDATVWLWNLPSGNTLNVLSSHTMTSTAGLFPPPNGRQLLTASLDSSLILWDPRDPNPIWKSSIFMPANSPELDPAEHGITALAVSPNGQIAAVGGSSGKVKLISMTKGDVLATKLVGHAEGESVEALLFVDLLNGAAGGNKGVVLVSAGTDGKAFVWDAATGRVRAELQHDEPITTLAGHPHPQLHLVTTASADSTLKTWDIRTGALIATHTGHMGVVNGVAIAPAGEGKVAVSAGDEGVSLIWKV
- a CDS encoding hypothetical protein (HMMPfam hit to ABC_membrane, ABC transporter transmembrane region, score: 168.5, E(): 1.4e-47; HMMPfam hit to ABC_tran, ABC transporter, score: 241.6, E(): 1.3e-69), whose product is MSLIRAMYSTVWLKWWIAIIMKSCAAALQVTYPLVTQQLINQITTAHTYHNDPTNNSPPKSIGYSLGLAFALFAMIQASSLFSYQALQRGSVIGLMMRAALIDLIGSKSLKLSTTAKVEMTSGKMTTMVSADASFLDFSAPMTLDLVVQPVQIVVGLGLLIWTLGYSALVGLAVMALAGPLQAFMFAVMVRTRQSQLTYVDARVRLLSETITSIRAVKLFAYVSFFSSKVTELRKKELVFLKKNGFNRASMNATMAFIPTLAAVCRSLTPATIFSGLQYFNVLKTPIAFLPMCFTAISDALVGIGRIGTLLRAEEMPEGVNVQEDARWAVDVKGDFEFQKVKERKNKNGTTEGEEKNAKIEEKPFRLADIDLRIPKDKAGALVCIVGRVGSGKSALLSGLINEMRQMDGHSVFGGSVSYVPQQAWIHSGSVRDNITFSARREEIDFARLNAVIDACALRTDIQAMSDGDLTNVGEKGLLLSGGQRQRLSLARAAYAQSSIVLLDDPLSAVDAHVAHHIFENCIVSGPLASRTRILVTHHMAILPRADWVAVMESNSHGIGRVAQMGRYDDLKKQQGPFRSLFDEVGSAETQPRAHTPTPLPTTPSFKPPTSAPKESEEYEKKTSQDPMEEDRQTGPIPWSIYATYLSAMGNPMWSLLFASMLILTQVATVGNNLLLGFWSADSWSLTQGEYMAVYAGLGVGIGLFTFGASYTMFLAGLGSSYALFARAWEHVMRAPMKWHDQTPSGRIINRLSKGRGAYIEMLDDRMAFSWETLLVNGLSAIGTFGLILYSYPWLGLAFIPLTVFYYIAGSYYRQTSREIKRIDSITRSRIYSSFGEQLAGSAVIRVFGKQSAFERRMQDAINAEGRAYILTLVIQRWLGVRLDLSSNLLILLIAIFGVVFRDTVNASSFGVVFSYALSAAALFSNLVSLYAQVEMEMNNAERIIHYTSLPTEPPAILPSDPKIWPNRGSVKFKDLSLRYSPDTPWILKRLSFSVSPGEKVGVIGRTGAGKSSLVGAIMRAVGDEEIRGQVEIDGVDIKNIGIDTLRNGVGLIPQEAFLFESTVRENMDPKGQNTDAHLNSLLSLIHSDPIMPSSQRLREKFKLDAPVSDGGSNFSGGEKQMLALMRALARDTKILLLDEATSSVDGETDALIQRIIQNHLKGTTLISVAHRLHTLAYYDRILVLDGGRVVEFDSPLVLFDIRDSIFRQLCDRVNIQRHDLLRLRHDALYAAQTARDRESLFNHWTVADAWAQDGMRAS